A stretch of the Paramormyrops kingsleyae isolate MSU_618 chromosome 16, PKINGS_0.4, whole genome shotgun sequence genome encodes the following:
- the LOC111852298 gene encoding uncharacterized protein isoform X1 yields the protein MELQSVNKPQGEPSPSIPRPQGDNASNEVAKEDLEGNKKIERFDIPLDSLKMVFENSTEVGADRIAYSPTPRRSTAGRSSNTSLEPKGTSSKPSQGSSEAAGGASGSRRQKRSREDMSQSDSGEPAEAEPVSVKERMALYQAAVSKRDASGASSVVLGESEPCSLPGGLASVKKQFESQEIASSQSGTTQVQLQQRPAQVSHNQNFHQSNMAAHYENHDDEAVRASEGEDLPKLSTRALKQQYEKTIEQAAPSKPIKTDVDFSQFQWGQDVNLSSETSTERMYETSSIIREVEGRTSAYGSLENFPPPPSDLLQVPERPYSPEPVELNFKPIVTKEQYSKQRNLYEFKRLYKHINPEVRKSLERDFFNELESHDGITDDYQQARFMFENSGSSPSKCLSPEREYMEWDEILKGEVQSMRWIFENKPLDSIREYSPDGDNIKNIAQKEIIAGNDVKYTAWMFETRPMDALGTSSPDSAGYRGKITDWARGDVRTATWLFETQPLDTLNTIYQEEEPITTIGTNDVIGGDVQYGRYLFENEHLDSLGHTETIDENHFLQLKSELEEIKGGVKKTTSMFETQPMCVIRGEAGEILEITTVRREETERGDVKTSRWLFETQPLDMINQDPAQVKLVCGVSMEDNYQGGVNKGRWLFEMKTLDSIQVEDGENSRLQKEEIIGSDVRKHCRMFEMQPMDALKDHSNDKPRYTEDIIGGDVQSTRQFFEGAPVEHFKDMSEVGKLQKVVASQEGRGDVRHQKWVFESQPLENIREEKREIMRTVKLEENDKGDVTNCKEIFETTTLGRHDQIQKMEVEGITSGSVKTNKVYFESTPIYAMQDSSGSYHEVKTVRREEIVQGNVQSFKWMFETCPIDQFDESMNKFQLIKGISKEEIESGNVKTTKWLFETQPLDSIKYFSIAKDEEVEDNNSENDIVKGDVKKCRWLFETQPMDLLYEKMEREGERETENIQIGDVKTCTWLFETQALDTIGDSSQSDIKTYTVKLDDVKGNDVQMTRFLFETENLENITGEEVAAFKKVTDIDIQSGDVSKMKYIFENQSSDIMTSSSEETMQKLKYITPEDIQKGNVINCTWLFENQSIDTIHGNCEEAKETHTVNDVQGGDVNRGRFIFETFSLDKIQEGSSKSETTDIQSIHKEIEKGYVKNHTIMFETQPLYAIRDQEGNYHEVTTVTKEDVTKGDVLGTRWLFETKPLDSIKDTNEVYLIKAVTKEDIQKGDVTSARWRFETQPLDEISEDAKVFVRTVDDIQGGDVRSNKQRFENNDMSQNFERTVSTSEIQKGDVRSAAWMFETNTIEEIHDKECSEMERVGKDEMLKGDVMQSVWLFEKQPLDTIKDVDTTNAGTNQEGIPQGDVKTTTWLFETTPFHKFNESRVEKVEIVGKSVRETLEKLNCQKTASSHGIIIEADEVGDVRMAKFKLMNQEVPEIQKEKVISVDLKNIVMNLLKHEEVAKSAVTINEEERGNINTTVKQLFNQETRLNVSKEEIIRGDIQEAINSLLKKEGSERQGILIQEDEKGDIKMTMYSLLNNNRSTAIDKEHIIEGNVRGTLHRLLSNPDNPEQLMRIKVGEAERGNVSFYSTCIESGALDYLKQLQAEPDEVDNDKAEKEQIVGGDIEEIKLVLRRNQLQIERTIAEDDIVPGDVHNTAQVFMTQPDTSSGNVQKKEIERGDVRSALNSLKQAMKQTVVIEKEELVKGDITTTLRSLKEFQNQQNVVERPEIVPGDIKGALRSLEESMTTNVDSVVEDLVPGNIKGAIKSLEMAKHAVKEVEKEEILKGDIQSAKQSLQEASYERKVCQWQASEQGNVKDTIQLLLETATKQHKPIKDRYVKVSVKSLYDIQEQMEMEREDMIKGDAQSAVKSLLKPEQHTIVKPVHAVKNLSLSVESHKNTKKPVKSSFSTQTDHSHTSKSTMALGINRGVSQMKMTAKQTQEIGTVKQTSEQKTVTQNLEVKSLRTGLHKNSRKIENKAKPKLCLQLPAPAPLPDPEFPLPPPPPECDSQVSATPCLPLMRQDSDLPPPPPPPPPMEPLKSEADQFPPPPSPPPAAMAGYDYLPPPPSQGELAFMPACDFPAKIRKMTEEPMKAFSTFKSAKPDLPKSAGISLQKSMQELPCLPQKTFIPPVKLPTPGPEPQSTKQKPYTRKFKTPLMIAEEKYRKQREENEKKTEVSPFILSSAINENSSGAFQGVIADDKNSKQLEEIIKSEGFLWNGEETVTKGTLDTASPDPSVQSTQPKIPLAKHPNSAVKQNPFESLKCDSYSKNKCVSASVRYQTISKCPTRHDTSSLKEQIASVSSVKSHSTPEALQSSNKMMMSTAVETLASVLNTSSESVIVKENVVHSLKNITNEGSISIKAENDWPASHELGQVLQQPQRNMIPKVTHDLKPKISLVSNIEEIETQQQNKANKRDHQTAVKRKSQVKQEETIQSKKGDSLLARDVRETSVVKTSSKQTNIESEQVVSGDQQTALKGESQVKHGETNQIKKACDVRETSVVKKSSEQTNTESEQFVKGYYQTAVKGQSQAKQEETNQSTKDDSLLARDVCETSVVKTSSEQTNTEIEQNMAKQREAERISTGNDSRAEIQKKKKHKSKKEKNTVREEKMTDCLKSFREMSTVKTSSEQTNAECEQVVSGDHQTAVKGKSQAKQEETNQSKKGDSLLARDVRETSIVKTSSEQTNTECKQVVSGDHQTAVKGKSQAKQEETNQSKKGDSLLARDVRETSIVKTSSEQTNTECEQIIKGDQQTAVRWESQAKLEETNQSTKDDSLLACDVRETGVVKTSSEQTNRECEQVVKGDQQTAVRWESQAKLEETNQSTKDDSLLARDVRETGIVKTSSEQTNRECEQVDQQTAVRWESQAKLEETNQSTKDDSLLARDVRETGIVKTSSEQTNTECEQVVKGNQQTAVRWESQAKLEETNQSTKDDSLLARDVRETGVVKTSSEQTNTESDQNMAKQREAERISTGNDSRAEIQKKKKHKSKKEKTTMREEKMTDCLKTVPDQEEIIVVQTHKSVQQMHTEVQQEVFITENKIQPGFQQQGTVQLQKKVKSQKENEKASKQVKEQTGQGCCSIQVKTASMSLQEESIISAASRGGLESHGEIQKILLDIEDLQEASAKIDPEMVQELLAKFPECMLGSEKKRQFNEIAAENNVQKVTEIITYVRNLVEAKLTHSEQTVAKIEQHTSKSITDKGISSEATSNGSKINTRSSKTEVQKKVTKEKKTSHDNRNIEESQVKPKYRGSPSPLHSPSPANISTESTQIMGSTQTLPSPVINKSPIPPSPPVDKCESPITQKNRATSTPTFNKSENQSQMKDPTVNLTNEAPPFEEQKPAQILENNSEMVECPSSLHHYTEVEAIAAEVSEMSESLLETVSVKENQGLFEESPRAEVRRNYAHEDSIHISYLEDLKLDVMDKEKEEVPWVDLSELVHRFESAGENVHIRKEAIVMVEGLESNTEDIIAEEDERILDVEEMPVVNITAIKGLFEITEETSCTDYEKTSVDKVDRDLNDVMKDSPMETLACKLQSYSKPSSLMEDRVLEDQTQPADFTESKSVREQFSRIDNLGNDVSRFKSETVSQHSESLAACYSPLSYANVVKRKTAVLEPSADASHENIGSVSTESEGIFEGLGVIQEITSQIVSHQEGTIVTEDSSSGDRAVLCVSQEGLPYGVSDSGQAELP from the exons GTCCTGGGGGAGTCGGAGCCATGCTCCTTACCTGGGGGGCTCGCCAGCGTCAAGAAGCAATTTGAGAGCCAGGAAATCGCCTCGTCTCAGAGCGGCACCACCCAGGTGCAGCTCCAGCAGCGGCCTGCGCAG gtCTCACATAATCAAAATTTTCACCAGAGCAATATGGCTGCCCATTATGAAAACCATGATGATGAagcag TGAGGGCATCAGAAGGAGAGGATCTACCAAAGCTTTCTACCAGGGCTTTGAAGCAGCAGTATGAAAAAACCATTGAACAGGCAGCACCAAGCAAACCAATTAAG ACTGATGTTGATTTCAGCCAGTTTCAGTGGGGCCAAGATGTAAATCTGTCATCTGAAACTTCAACAGAGCGAATGTATGAAACATCATCCATAATTAGGGAAGTGGAGGGTAGAACCTCAGCCTATGGGAGCTTGGAGAACTTCCCTCCTCCACCATCAGATCTACTGCAGGTTCCCGAACGTCCCTACTCACCTGAGCCAGTAGAACTGAACTTTAAACCCATAGTCACTAAGGAACAATATTCTAAGCAGAGAAATCTGTATGAGTTTAAGCGCTTGTACAAGCACATTAATCCAGAGGTACGTAAGAGTCTTGAGAGGGACTTTTTCAATGAGTTGGAGAGTCATGATGGAATCACAGATGATTACCAGCAGGCCAGATTTATGTTTGAGAATTCTGGAAGCAGTCCAAGCAAGTGTTTAAGCCCAGAAAGAGAGTACATGGAGTGGGATGAGATCCTCAAAGGAGAAGTACAGTCCATGCGCTGGATATTTGAAAACAAACCCCTGGACTCAATAAGAGAATATTCACCTGATGGTGACAACATAAAGAACATTGCTCAGAAGGAGATCATTGCAGGGAATGATGTCAAATACACAGCATGGATGTTTGAGACCCGACCAATGGATGCACTGGGCACAAGCTCCCCAGATTCAGCTGGATACAGGGGCAAAATAACTGACTGGGCAAGAGGAGATGTCCGCACTGCTACCTGGCTCTTTGAAACACAGCCATTAGACACGCTTAATACAATCTATCAGGAGGAGGAGCCAATCACAACTATCGGCACAAATGACGTGATTGGTGGGGACGTGCAATATGGCAGGTATTTGTTTGAAAATGAACACCTTGACTCTCTAGGTCATACAGAGACCATTGATGAGAACCATTTCCTGCAACTAAAATCAGAACTTGAGGAGATTAAGGGAGGAGTCAAGAAAACAACCAGCATGTTTGAAACCCAGCCTATGTGTGTCATCAGGGGGGAAGCTGGTGAGATCCTCGAAATCACAACCGTTCGCAGGGAGGAAACTGAGAGAGGGGATGTCAAGACATCCCGTTGGCTCTTTGAAACCCAGCCTCTAGACATGATCAACCAGGACCCTGCACAGGTGAAACTTGTTTGCGGGGTGTCCATGGAGGATAACTATCAGGGTGGGGTGAACAAGGGCAGATGGCTTTTTGAGATGAAAACTTTAGACTCCATTCAAGTTGAGGATGGGGAGAACTCTAGGCTCCAAAAGGAGGAAATAATTGGGTCTGATGTCCGCAAGCATTGCAGGATGTTTGAGATGCAGCCTATGGATGCTTTGAAAGATCATTCCAATGACAAACCCCGGTATACAGAAGATATTATAGGAGGTGATGTCCAATCAACCAGACAGTTTTTTGAAGGTGCTCCAGTGGAGCATTTCAAGGACATGTCTGAGGTAGGCAAACTTCAAAAAGTAGTAGCATCACAAGAGGGGAGAGGCGATGTTAGACATCAGAAATGGGTCTTTGAGAGCCAACCACTTGAGAACATCAGAGAGGAGAAAAGGGAGATAATGCGCACTGTGAAGCTTGAAGAAAATGACAAGGGGGATGTCACAAACTGCAAGGAAATATTTGAAACTACTACATTAGGCAGACATGACCAAATTCAAAAAATGGAAGTAGAGGGTATAACCAGTGGCTCTGTGAAGACAAACAAAGTCTATTTTGAATCTACACCCATTTATGCCATGCAGGATAGTTCGGGCAGTTACCATGAGGTGAAAACGGTACGACGGGAGGAAATAGTGCAAGGGAATGTCCAAAGTTTCAAGTGGATGTTTGAAACATGTCCTATTGATCAGTTTGATGAGAGTATGAACAAGTTCCAGCTTATAAAAGGAATATCCAAAGAGGAGATTGAATCAGGCAATGTTAAAACAACAAAGTGGCTTTTTGAGACACAGCCACTGGACTCTATCAAATATTTCAGCATCGCCAAGGATGAGGAGGTTGAGGACAATAACTCTGAAAATGACATAGTGAAAGGGGATGTGAAAAAATGCAGATGGCTGTTTGAAACTCAACCCATGGATCTTCTTTATGAGAAAATGGAGAGGGAAGGTGAAAGAGAAACGGAAAACATCCAAATAGGGGATGTGAAAACATGTACTTGGCTTTTTGAAACACAAGCCCTTGACACAATCGGAGACAGTTCCCAATCGGACATAAAAACATACACCGTCAAACTGGATGATGTCAAAGGGAATGATGTCCAAATGACACGTTTTCTTTTTGAGACCGAGAACCTGGAAAATATCACAGGAGAAGAGGTTGCTGCTTTTAAGAAGGTCACAGATATTGATATTCAGTCTGGAGATGTATCTAAGATGAAGTATATATTTGAAAACCAGTCCTCTGATATAATGACCTCAAGCTCAGAGGAGACTATGCAAAAGCTAAAATATATTACGCCAGAAGATATTCAGAAAGGAAATGTGATTAACTGCACATGGCTGTTTGAAAATCAGTCTATAGACACCATTCATGGAAATTGTGAAGAAGCTAAGGAGACTCACACTGTAAATGATGTACAAGGGGGCGATGTCAATAGAGGTCGTTTTATTTTTGAGACGTTCTCTTTGGATAAAATCCAGGAGGGTTCCTCCAAATCAGAAACCACAGATATTCAATCTATCCACAAAGAGATTGAGAAAGGTTATGTGAAAAATCATACCATAATGTTCGAAACTCAGCCGTTATATGCCATCAGAGATCAAGAGGGCAATTACCATGAGGTCACTACTGTCACCAAGGAGGATGTGACAAAAGGAGATGTATTGGGAACAAGATGGCTGTTTGAAACCAAACCTCTTGATTCCATAAAGGACACAAACGAGGTTTACCTTATCAAAGCTGTCACAAAGGAGGATATTCAGAAAGGAGATGTCACCTCAGCCAGGTGGAGGTTCGAGACACAGCCTCTTGATGAGATTTCTGAAGATGCAAAAGTTTTTGTTAGGACTGTGGATGATATTCAAGGGGGAGATGTTAGGAGTAACAAGCAGCGCTTCGAGAACAACGACATGTCTCAGAATTTTGAGAGGACGGTCAGCACGAGTGAAATACAGAAGGGGGATGTCAGAAGTGCAGCGTGGATGTTTGAGACAAATACAATCGAGGAGATCCATGATAAAGAATGCAGTGAGATGGAAAGAGTAGGAAAAGATGAAATGTTAAAGGGGGATGTCATGCAGTCGGTATGGCTTTTTGAAAAACAGCCTCTTGACACGATTAAAGACGTCGACACAACCAACGCTGGCACGAACCAGGAGGGGATTCCACAAGGGGATGTGAAAACGACAACGTGGCTATTTGAAACAACACCTTTCCACAAGTTTAATGAAAGCAGGGTGGAGAAGGTTGAAATAGTGGGCAAAAGCGTCAGAGAGACCCTCGAAAAGCTGAACTGTCAAAAAACAGCCAGCTCGCACGGAATAATTATAGAGGCAGATGAAGTGGGTGACGTCAGAATGGCAAAGTTTAAGCTCATGAATCAGGAAGTTCCAGAAATCCAAAAAGAAAAAGTCATCAGTGTGGACCTGAAAAATATAGTAATGAATTTGCTGAAGCACGAGGAAGTAGCTAAAAGCGCAGTTACAATAAATGAGGAAGAAAGGGGTAATATCAATACAACGGTGAAACAGCTGTTCAACCAGGAGACAAGGCTCAATGTAAGTAAAGAGGAAATCATCAGAGGAGATATCCAGGAGGCCATTAACAGCCTACTGAAGAAGGAAGGTTCTGAAAGACAGGGTATACTTATTCAGGAGGATGAGAAGGGAGATATAAAGATGACTATGTATTCTCTTCTCAATAATAATAGAAGTACTGCTATCGATAAAGAGCACATCATTGAAGGTAACGTAAGAGGGACTCTGCACAGACTCCTTTCTAACCCTGATAATCCAGAGCAACTTATGCGAATAAAAGTAGGTGAAGCGGAAAGGGGAAATGTTAGTTTTTACTCTACCTGTATAGAGTCTGGTGCATTAGACTACCTCAAACAGCTCCAGGCTGAACCAGATGAGGTTGACAATGATAAGGCAGAGAAAGAGCAAATTGTAGGTGGTGACATAGAAGAGATAAAGCTTGTCCTGAGAAGGAATCAGCTCCAAATTGAACGCACCATAGCTGAGGATGACATCGTCCCGGGTGACGTGCACAACACTGCTCAGGTTTTTATGACCCAGCCGGACACTTCAAGCGGCAATGTGCAGAAGAAGGAGATTGAGAGGGGGGATGTGAGATCAGCCTTGAACTCTCTAAAACAGGCCATGAAGCAGACAGTTGTGATTGAGAAAGAGGAATTGGTGAAAGGTGACATCACCACCACACTGAGGTCACTCAAGGAGTTCCAGAATCAACAGAATGTAGTTGAAAGACCAGAGATTGTCCCAGGTGACATCAAGGGAGCACTTAGATCTCTTGAAGAGTCAATGACCACAAATGTTGATAGTGTTGTTGAAGACTTAGTACCTGGTAATATCAAAGGTGCCATTAAGTCATTGGAGATGGCTAAGCATGCTGTGAAAGAGGTTGAGAAAGAAGAAATTCTTAAAGGGGATATCCAGTCTGCAAAGCAAAGCTTACAAGAGGCTTCTTATGAGAGGAAGGTCTGCCAGTGGCAAGCGAGTGAACAGGGTAATGTTAAAGACACTATACAGCTCTTACTGGAAACGGCAACTAAACAGCATAAACCCATCAAAGACAGATACGTGAAAGTGTCTGTAAAGTCTCTGTATGACATACAGGAGCAAATGGAAATGGAACGAGAGGATATGATCAAAGGAGATGCCCAAAGTGCAGTGAAAAGCCTACTGAAGCCAGAGCAGCATACCATTGTAAAACCAGTACACGCTGTTAAGAATTTATCCCTGAGTGTGGAATCCCATAAAAACACGAAAAAGCCAGTGAAGAGCAGTTTTTCGACTCAGACGGACCATTCCCATACATCAAAAAGCACAATGGCGTTAGGAATCAACAGAGGTGTGTCGCAGATGAAGATGACTGCAAAACAGACACAGGAGATTGGGACTGTCAAACAAACATCGGAACAAAAAACAGTCACCCAGAACCTTGAGGTTAAATCTCTTAGGACTGGTCTTCATAAGAATAGcagaaaaatagaaaataagGCCAAACCAAAATTATGCCTCCAACTACCAGCCCCGGCTCCATTACCTGACCCAGAGTTTCCTcttccacctccacctccagaATGTGACAGTCAGGTATCTGCTACTCCTTGTCTACCTCTCATGAGGCAAGACAGTGATCTtcctccacccccaccaccacctccaccTATGGAACCATTGAAGTCTGAAGCTGACCAATTCCcacctcctccatctcctcctccaGCAGCAATGGCAGGATATGACTATTTACCACCCCCACCTTCACAGGGAGAACTTGCATTTATGCCTGCTTGTGATTTCCCTGCAAAGATCAGAAAAATGACTGAGGAACCAATGAAAGCATTCTCTACGTTCAAAAGCGCAAAGCCTGACCTGCCAAAGTCTGCTGGAATCTCGTTGCAAAAGTCTATGCAGGAATTACCTTGTCTACCACAGAAGACATTCATTCCACCAGTAAAACTACCCACACCTGGTCCCGAGCCCCAatccacaaaacaaaaaccttATACGAGAAAATTTAAAACTCCACTGATGATTGCTgaggaaaagtacagaaaacaGAGAGAAGAAAATGAGAAGAAGACAGAAGTCTCGCCCTTCATTTTGTCTTCTGCTATTAATGAGAATTCCAGTGGTGCATTTCAAGGGGTCATCGCTGATGACAAAAATTCAAAGCAATTGGAGGAGATAATTAAATCAGAGGGCTTTCTGTGGAATGGGGAAGAGACTGTGACTAAAGGCACTTTGGACACTGCATCACCTGATCCATCTGTTCAATCAACACAGCCAAAGATCCCTTTAGCAAAGCATCCAAATTCTGCAGTTAAACAGAATCCTTTTGAATCTTTGAAATGTGACAGTTACTCTAAAAACAAATGTGTCTCTGCTTCTGTTCGGTATCAAACTATATCCAAGTGTCCTACAAGGCATGATACTTCTTCCCTAAAAGAACAGATTGCATCAGTTTCTTCTGTTAAATCCCACTCTACCCCTGAAGCACTGCAGTCTTCAAACAAGATGATGATGTCCACTGCCGTTGAGACACTTGCTAGTGTGTTGAATACCAGCTCAGAAAGTGTTATTGTTAAAGAAAATGTTGTCCACAGCTTGAAAAACATTACAAATGAAGGCAGTATTTCTATTAAGGCTGAAAATGATTGGCCTGCCTCACATGAGCTGGGGCAGGTACTGCAGCAGCCTCAGAGAAATATGATTCCAAAAGTAACTCATGATTTAAAGCCTAAAATTTCCTTGGTATCCAATATTGAAGAAATAGAGACTCAACAGCAAAATAAAGCTAACAAAAGAGATCACCAAACTGCAGTAAAGAGGAAAAGTCAAGTGAAACAAGAAGAAACAATTCAAAGTAAGAAAGGTGATAGTTTACTAGCCCGTGATGTGCGTGAAACCAGTGTAGTGAAAACAAGCAGTAAGCAGACAAACATAGAAAGCGAACAGGTTGTCAGTGGAGATCAACAAACTGCATTAAAGGGGGAAAGTCAAGTAAAACATGGAGAAACAAATCAGATTAAGAAAGCATGTGATGTGCGTGAAACCAGTGTAGTGAAAAAAAGCAgtgaacaaacaaacacagaaagtGAACAGTTTGTTAAAGGTTATTACCAAACTGCAGTGAAGGGGCAAAGTCAGGCGAAACAAGAAGAAACAAATCAGAGTACGAAAGATGATAGTTTACTAGCACGTGATGTGTGTGAAACTAGCGTAGTGAAAACAAGCAGTgaacagacaaacacagaaatTGAACAGAACATGGCCAAACAGAGAGAGGCCGAAAGGATTTCTACTGGGAATGATAGCAGAGCAGAAAtacagaagaagaaaaaacataaatcaaagaaggaaaaaaacactgtgAGGGAGGAGAAGATGACAGATTGTTTGAAATCGTTTCGTGAAATGAGCACAGTCAAAACAAGCAGTGAGCAGACAAACGCAGAATGTGAACAGGTTGTCAGTGGAGATCACCAAACTGCAGTAAAGGGGAAAAGTCAAGCAAAACAAGAAGAAACAAATCAGAGTAAGAAAGGTGATAGTTTACTAGCACGTGATGTGCGTGAAACTAGCATAGTGAAAACAAGCAGTGAGCAGACAAACACAGAATGTAAACAGGTTGTCAGTGGAGATCACCAAACTGCAGTAAAGGGGAAAAGTCAAGCAAAACAAGAAGAAACAAATCAGAGTAAGAAAGGTGATAGTTTACTAGCACGTGATGTGCGTGAAACTAGCATAGTGAAAACAAGCAGTGAGCAGACAAACACAGAATGTGAACAGATTATCAAAGGAGATCAACAAACTGCGGTAAGGTGGGAAAGTCAAGCAAAACTAGAAGAAACAAATCAGAGTACGAAAGATGATAGTTTACTAGCATGTGATGTGCGTGAAACTGGCGTAGTGAAAACAAGCAGTGAACAGACAAACAGAGAATGTGAACAGGTTGTCAAAGGAGATCAACAAACTGCAGTAAGGTGGGAAAGTCAAGCAAAACTAGAAGAAACAAATCAGAGTACGAAAGATGATAGTTTACTAGCACGTGATGTGCGTGAAACTGGCATAGTGAAAACAAGCAGTGAACAGACAAACAGAGAATGTGAACAGGTTGATCAACAAACTGCAGTAAGGTGGGAAAGTCAAGCAAAACTAGAAGAAACAAATCAGAGTACGAAAGATGACAGTTTACTAGCACGTGATGTGCGTGAAACTGGCATAGTGAAAACAAGCAGTgaacagacaaacacagaatgTGAACAGGTTGTCAAAGGAAATCAACAAACTGCAGTAAGATGGGAAAGTCAAGCAAAACTAGAAGAAACAAATCAGAGTACGAAAGATGATAGTTTACTAGCACGTGATGTGCGTGAAACTGGCGTAGTGAAAACAAGCAGTgaacagacaaacacagaaagTGATCAGAACATGGCCAAACAGAGAGAGGCCGAAAGGATTTCTACTGGGAATGACAGCAGAGCAGAAAtacagaagaagaaaaaacataaatcaaAGAAGGAAAAAACCACTATGAGGGAGGAGAAGATGACGGATTGTTTGAAAACAGTTCCAGACCAGGAAGAAATCATAGTGGTGCAGACACACAAAAGTGTCCAACAGATGCACACTGAAGTTCAACAAGAAGTATTCatcactgaaaataaaattcagcCTGGTTTCCAACAGCAGGGAACAGTTCAGCTACAGAAGAAGGTCAAGTctcaaaaagaaaatgaaaaggcaAGTAAACAAGTGAAGGAACAAACAGGGCAAGGATGTTGCAGTATTCAAGTGAAAACAGCCAGCATGTCATTACAAGAGGAGTCTATAATTTCAGCAGCTAGCAGGGGAGGCCTAGAAAGCCATGGAGAAATTCAGAAGATATTGCTTGATATTGAAGATCTTCAGGAAGCATCAGCTAAAATTGATCCCGAAATGGTCCAGGAGTTGCTTGCTAAATTCCCTGAATGTATGCTTGGCTCTGAGAAAAAGAGACAGTTTAACGAAATTGCAGCTGAGAATAATGTGCAAAAAGTAACAGAGATCATCACCTATGTGAGAAATCTAGTTGAAGCGAAGCTTACACATTCAGAGCAAACTGTTGCCAAGATTGAGCAACATACCAGTAAATCCATAACTGACAAGGGAATTTCTTCTGAAGCTACATCAAATGGATCTAAAATAAACACCAGGTCCTCAAAAACTGAAGTTCAGAAGAAAGTTACAAAAGAGAAAAAGACATCACATGACAACAGAAATATCGAAGAGAGTCAAGTAAAGCCTAAGTACAGGGGAAGTCCTTCACCCTTGCATTCACCATCACCTGCTAACATTAGCACTGAATCCACTCAGATAATGGGCTCCACCCAGACACTGCCCTCGCCAGTAATCAACAAGTCACCTATTCCCCCAAGCCCTCCAGTAGACAAATGTGAATCACCCATAACTCAAAAGAACAGGGCCACATCAACTCCAACCTTCAATAAGTCTGAAAACCAATCCCAAATGAAGGACCCCACTGTCAATCTGACCAACGAAGCACCTCCATTTGAGGAGCAGAAGCCTGCACAAATACTTGAAAATAACTCTGAAATGGTGGAGTGTCCATCATCTCTCCATCATTATACTGAAGTGGAAGCCATTGCTGCAGAGGTCTCAGAAATGTCAGAATCTTTGCTGGAGACTGTGTCAGTGAAAGAAAATCAAGGGCTCTTTGAAGAAAGTCCAAGGGCAGAGGTGAGACGAAACTATGCACATGAGGATTCCATCCATATCTCTTACCTGGAGGACCTCAAGCTAGATGTCATGGACAAAGAGAAGGAGGAGGTCCCCTGGGTTGACCTGTCAGAGCTTGTCCACAGATTTGAATCTGCAGGAGAAAATGTTCACATTAGAAAAGAAGCTATTGTTATGGTGGAAGGACTGGAAAGTAATACTGAAGACATAATTGCTGAAGAGGACGAGAGGATCCTTGACGTGGAAGAAATGCCAGTTGTTAATATCACAGCTATTAAAGGTCTTTTTGAAATAACCGAGGAAACTTCATGTACAGATTACGAAAAAACAAGTGTGGATAAAGTGGACAGAGACCTGAATGATGTCATGAAAGACAGTCCCATGGAGACACTTGCCTGCAAACTGCAAAGTTATTCCAAACCTTCATCTCTTATGGAGGACCGTGTGCTGGAAGATCAAACTCAACCAGCTGATTTTACAGAGAGTAAGAGTGTCAGGGAGCAATTCTCACGCATTGATAATCTTGGCAACGACGTAAGCAGATTCAAGAGTGAAACCGTCTCCCAACATTCAGAGAGCTTGGCAGCCTGCTACTCCCCTCTCTCATACGCAAATGTTGTGAAACGTAAGACAGCCGTGTTAGAACCCTCGGCAGATGCCTCCCATGAGAACATCGGCTCTGTGTCGACAGAGAGTGAGGGCATCTTCGAAGGACTTGGTGTCATACAGGAGATCACCTCACAGATTGTGTCACATCAGGAGGGAACAATTGTGACTG AAGACTCGAGTTCCGGAGACAGAGCTGTGCTCTGTGTGTCGCAAGAGGGTTTACCCTATGGAGTCTCTGATAGCGGACAAGCAGAACTTCCATAA